In Pseudorasbora parva isolate DD20220531a chromosome 9, ASM2467924v1, whole genome shotgun sequence, the following proteins share a genomic window:
- the guk1a gene encoding guanylate kinase isoform X2, with product MRDHTKEKAMAGPRPVVMSGPSGAGKSTLLKKLLKEFEGVFGFSVSHTTRSPRPGEENGKDYHYVTREVMQASIANGEFIENAEFSGNLYGTSKAAVQAVQAKNLICILDIDMQGVKNIKRTDLKPIYVSIQAPSIDVLEKRLRDRRTESEESLQKRLDAAKVDVEISKEPGLFDVVIINDDLDTAYGKLKDALLEEIQKVRDTNNS from the exons CGATGGCTGGACCAAGGCCTGTGGTGATGAGTGGACCCTCCGGGGCCGGAAAAAGCACTCTGCTAAAGAAACTGCTCAAGGAGTTTGAAGGTGTATTTGGCTTCAGCGTTTCCC ATACGACACGAAGTCCCCGTCCAGGAGAGGAGAACGGCAAAG ATTATCATTACGTTACCAGGGAAGTTATGCAGGCGAGCATAGCAAATGGTGAATTTATTGAAAATGCTGAATTTTCAGGGAACCTATATGGAACAAG TAAAGCAGCTGTTCAGGCTGTTCAGGCCAAAAATTTGATTTGCATTTTGGACATTGACATGCAGGGAGTGAAGAACATCAAGAGGACCGATCTCAAGCCCATCTACGTGTCCATTCAGGCTCCGTCAATTGATGTCCTG gaAAAACGATTAAGGGATAGAAGAACTGAATCTGAGGAAAGTTTACAAAAGCGTTTAGATGCAGCCAAAGTAGATGTGGAAATAA GCAAAGAGCCTGGATTATTTGATGTCGTCATAATCAATGATGATCTTGACACAGCATATGGGAAATTAAAAGATGCTCTTCTCGAG